The Paenibacillus sophorae genome has a segment encoding these proteins:
- a CDS encoding winged helix-turn-helix transcriptional regulator, which yields MGDRRNKYGAKPNIESCPVETTLDVIGGKWKGIILYQLIGGTKRFNEFRRLNPGITQFMLTLQLRELERDGIVHREVYKEVPPRVEYSLTDFGRTLEPIIVSMQKWGETYKIRLKDIRTEQEEDA from the coding sequence ATGGGAGATCGAAGAAACAAATACGGGGCTAAGCCAAACATAGAAAGCTGTCCTGTGGAAACCACTCTGGATGTCATCGGCGGCAAATGGAAAGGGATTATTCTCTATCAACTCATTGGCGGAACGAAAAGATTTAATGAATTCCGGCGTCTCAATCCGGGAATTACGCAGTTTATGCTCACATTGCAGCTCCGGGAGCTTGAGCGGGATGGCATCGTTCACAGAGAAGTGTATAAAGAAGTTCCGCCAAGAGTGGAATACTCGCTTACTGATTTTGGAAGGACGCTCGAGCCGATCATCGTATCCATGCAAAAGTGGGGGGAAACTTATAAAATCAGACTTAAAGATATAAGAACAGAGCAAGAGGAAGATGCTTGA
- a CDS encoding VOC family protein, which produces MSVKGLSHVAIQAKDYEGTIAFYTEVLGFKVGHYWSLPSFQIKEASMLVSPDRRTCIEVFDNEAVIPAQGKKASSEEEVAYGALLHFAFYVSDVDDTYQKAIAHGAKACVEPSQMSLGEPALVVKNALVYSPNGEVIEFIEDVDFDRSPV; this is translated from the coding sequence ATGAGCGTAAAAGGTCTTTCACATGTGGCGATCCAGGCCAAAGATTATGAAGGGACTATTGCCTTTTATACTGAAGTCTTGGGATTTAAGGTGGGGCACTATTGGAGTCTGCCCTCCTTCCAGATCAAAGAAGCTTCCATGCTCGTTTCACCCGATCGAAGAACCTGCATTGAAGTTTTTGATAATGAAGCCGTCATTCCAGCCCAAGGTAAAAAAGCCTCGTCAGAGGAGGAGGTAGCTTATGGAGCGTTGTTACACTTTGCCTTCTATGTGAGTGATGTAGACGATACATATCAAAAAGCCATTGCTCATGGAGCAAAGGCCTGTGTAGAGCCAAGTCAGATGTCTCTTGGCGAACCGGCGCTTGTGGTGAAAAACGCCTTGGTTTACAGTCCCAACGGTGAAGTGATCGAGTTTATTGAAGACGTTGATTTTGACAGGTCTCCCGTCTGA
- a CDS encoding Lrp/AsnC family transcriptional regulator, whose translation MVHPIDDIDRKILQLLQHNARMSISQISKEISMSQPSVKERILKLEDKKIISGYSTAFNLSNLNRGTTTFILLKTEHCPELVDFCSKAREVTDLYRISGEYNYLIKVQTASIEELAEFQDSLVKLGPSKSHISMKNILENRVLL comes from the coding sequence ATGGTTCATCCAATTGATGATATTGATAGGAAGATTTTGCAGCTGCTTCAGCACAATGCGCGAATGTCCATTTCGCAAATCAGTAAAGAAATCAGCATGTCCCAGCCGTCGGTTAAAGAAAGGATTTTGAAGCTGGAGGATAAAAAGATTATTTCCGGGTATTCCACAGCATTTAATTTAAGCAATCTGAATCGGGGAACGACGACTTTTATCCTGTTAAAAACTGAACATTGCCCGGAGCTCGTTGATTTTTGCAGCAAGGCCAGGGAAGTAACCGATTTATATCGGATCAGCGGGGAATATAATTATCTGATTAAAGTGCAAACCGCATCGATCGAAGAGCTTGCCGAATTCCAAGACTCTCTTGTTAAACTCGGACCTTCAAAGTCTCATATCAGTATGAAAAACATATTAGAAAACAGAGTGTTACTCTAG
- a CDS encoding amino acid ABC transporter substrate-binding protein, with translation MKKFSLILLLALTVILVAACGTNANNDSSPAASPSQSAETGSGEQSSLDAIKASGVLRIGTEGTYAPFTYHDASGKLTGFDVEIAEEVAKRLGVKAEFVETQWDGIFAGMDAKRFDAIFNEVSITDDRKVKYDFSDPYIVSKAVLIVKSDNNTIQSFADLKGKKAAQSLTSNLADIARENGAEIVSTEGFNQAIDLLASGRVDATVNDGLSYLDLKKQKPDAPIKQVDEQANGSQSAAAFLKGNDELVKAVNDALASMKSDGTYLKISEKYFGEDVSQ, from the coding sequence ATGAAAAAATTCAGCCTGATACTTCTGCTTGCACTGACCGTCATTTTGGTCGCCGCCTGCGGAACAAATGCTAACAACGACAGTTCGCCTGCGGCTTCTCCGTCGCAGAGCGCGGAAACCGGAAGCGGGGAACAATCCAGCCTGGACGCAATCAAAGCAAGCGGTGTATTGCGGATCGGCACGGAAGGAACCTACGCTCCATTCACTTATCATGATGCCAGCGGCAAGCTGACCGGATTCGACGTGGAGATTGCAGAGGAAGTTGCCAAACGCCTAGGGGTGAAGGCCGAGTTCGTTGAAACTCAATGGGACGGCATTTTCGCCGGAATGGATGCCAAGCGGTTTGACGCTATTTTCAATGAAGTATCCATTACGGACGATCGCAAAGTGAAATACGACTTCTCCGATCCTTACATCGTCTCCAAGGCTGTGCTGATCGTCAAGAGCGACAATAACACGATCCAGTCATTCGCAGACCTTAAAGGCAAAAAGGCCGCTCAGTCCCTGACAAGCAATCTGGCGGATATCGCCAGGGAGAATGGAGCCGAAATCGTCTCCACCGAGGGTTTTAATCAGGCGATCGATCTGCTGGCTTCCGGACGCGTGGACGCCACGGTCAACGACGGATTGTCTTATTTGGACCTCAAGAAGCAGAAGCCGGACGCTCCGATCAAACAGGTCGACGAACAGGCGAACGGTTCACAAAGCGCCGCCGCTTTCCTTAAAGGCAATGATGAACTGGTCAAAGCGGTCAATGACGCGCTGGCTTCAATGAAGAGCGATGGAACCTACTTGAAAATCTCCGAGAAATATTTCGGCGAGGATGTATCCCAATAA
- a CDS encoding amino acid ABC transporter permease, with protein sequence MDDRKIQIVIDSLLPLLKAGVAFTIPLTLVSFALGLLLAVATALVRLSSWKIPVLIARFYVWIIRGTPLLVQLFIIFFGLPSVGITLEPFTAAVIGFTLSVGAYGSEIVRAAILSIHKGQWEAAYSVGMTRIQALRRIILPQAARVSVPPLANSFISLVKDTSLAATITYVEMFRTAQQIAAVTYEPLLVYSEAAVFYLVFCTVLTVLQDYLEKRLSRYSAG encoded by the coding sequence ATGGATGACCGTAAAATCCAAATCGTGATCGATTCTTTGCTGCCCCTGCTTAAAGCCGGGGTGGCTTTTACCATTCCGCTGACGCTTGTTTCGTTCGCTCTCGGTTTGCTGCTGGCGGTTGCCACGGCGCTGGTCCGGCTGTCGTCATGGAAAATTCCGGTTCTGATCGCCCGCTTCTATGTATGGATCATTCGCGGTACTCCGCTGCTGGTTCAATTGTTCATTATTTTTTTCGGACTGCCGAGCGTCGGAATAACGCTGGAGCCGTTTACGGCGGCGGTGATCGGGTTTACGCTCAGTGTAGGGGCGTACGGCTCGGAAATCGTGCGCGCGGCCATCCTGTCTATCCATAAAGGGCAGTGGGAGGCGGCTTATTCGGTCGGCATGACGCGCATCCAGGCGCTTCGGCGAATTATTCTGCCCCAGGCCGCGCGTGTGTCCGTACCCCCGCTGGCGAACTCGTTCATCAGCCTGGTGAAGGATACGTCGCTGGCGGCGACGATCACCTATGTGGAAATGTTCCGCACAGCGCAGCAAATCGCGGCCGTTACCTATGAACCATTGCTCGTATACAGTGAAGCGGCGGTCTTTTATCTGGTATTTTGTACGGTCCTGACGGTGCTGCAAGATTACCTGGAAAAACGTTTGTCCCGCTACTCCGCGGGCTAA
- a CDS encoding amino acid ABC transporter ATP-binding protein, translating into MIRLSGLHKSFGPLQVLKGVDVTLEEGKVLVIIGPSGSGKTTLLRCFNLLEVPDKGDISLGGISLSFDGKKLPQRDVLALRQKTGMVFQSYNLFPHMTALGNVMEGQVTVQKLPKEEARKRALKLLVKVGLADKADSYPHQLSGGQQQRVAIARAMATEPELLLFDEPTSALDPELVGEVLKVIKELASEGMTMVIVTHEMKFAADVADTLILMDGGVITEQGTPDQVLNHSSNPRTLQFLNRYVGD; encoded by the coding sequence ATGATACGATTGTCTGGCCTACATAAATCGTTCGGCCCGCTTCAAGTGCTTAAAGGCGTGGATGTGACGCTGGAGGAAGGCAAGGTGCTTGTCATTATCGGCCCGTCCGGCTCCGGCAAGACAACGCTGCTGCGCTGCTTCAATCTGCTGGAGGTTCCTGACAAGGGGGACATCTCGCTAGGCGGAATATCGCTGAGCTTTGACGGAAAGAAGCTGCCGCAGAGGGATGTCTTGGCTCTGCGGCAAAAAACGGGAATGGTTTTTCAGTCCTATAATCTGTTTCCGCATATGACGGCGCTCGGTAATGTCATGGAAGGACAGGTCACCGTCCAAAAGCTGCCCAAGGAGGAAGCGCGCAAGCGGGCCTTGAAGCTGCTGGTCAAAGTGGGACTTGCGGATAAGGCGGATTCGTATCCCCACCAGCTCTCCGGGGGCCAGCAGCAGCGGGTGGCCATCGCCCGGGCGATGGCGACGGAGCCGGAACTCCTGTTGTTCGACGAGCCGACCTCGGCGCTCGATCCCGAGCTTGTTGGGGAAGTGCTGAAAGTCATCAAGGAGCTCGCATCCGAAGGCATGACCATGGTCATCGTAACCCATGAAATGAAATTTGCCGCCGATGTCGCGGACACGCTGATTCTGATGGACGGGGGAGTTATTACGGAACAAGGCACGCCGGACCAAGTGCTAAACCATTCATCCAATCCCCGGACCTTGCAGTTTCTGAACCGGTATGTGGGCGATTGA
- a CDS encoding zinc-binding alcohol dehydrogenase family protein — protein sequence MRAVGFYKYLPIEHPESLLDIEVPKPFPKGRDILVEVKAISVNPADPIVRAYDNKVGEPPYVLGWDVAGVVEQVGPECTLFQPGDEVFYAGSLIRSGCNSEFHLVDERIVGRKPASLDFANAASLPLTTITAWEGLFDRLGISQDPEANRNKSILIIGAAGGVGSIAVQIANLAGLTVIGTASRPESIQWVNELGVNFVINHYEAFLPQLQKIGFNHVDYIFCLNNTDQHWNNMTEVIAPQGKICLIVENEAPIALGLLKSKSVTVVWETMFTRSTFNTEDIEEQHRLLNRLAELVDEGKIRTTVTEKISPINAANLKLAHAKIESGKTIGKIVLEQNDARLGHH from the coding sequence ATGAGAGCAGTCGGTTTTTATAAGTATCTGCCGATCGAACATCCGGAAAGTCTGTTAGATATAGAAGTACCAAAGCCTTTCCCAAAAGGGCGTGATATTTTGGTTGAAGTAAAAGCCATCTCTGTAAACCCAGCCGATCCAATTGTACGCGCCTACGATAATAAAGTTGGAGAGCCTCCTTATGTACTCGGCTGGGATGTAGCTGGCGTTGTCGAGCAAGTCGGACCGGAATGCACACTTTTTCAGCCGGGAGATGAGGTATTTTATGCAGGAAGCCTCATTCGATCAGGATGCAACAGCGAATTTCATTTAGTGGACGAACGGATTGTAGGGAGAAAGCCGGCATCACTGGATTTTGCAAATGCCGCATCATTGCCGCTAACAACGATTACTGCTTGGGAAGGTCTTTTTGACAGGCTTGGCATTTCTCAGGATCCTGAAGCGAACAGGAACAAGTCGATTCTGATTATAGGCGCCGCAGGGGGCGTTGGATCAATCGCCGTGCAGATCGCCAATCTAGCAGGACTTACTGTAATCGGAACGGCATCCAGACCCGAATCGATTCAGTGGGTTAATGAGTTAGGAGTAAATTTTGTGATCAATCATTACGAGGCATTTCTTCCACAGTTGCAGAAGATCGGCTTCAACCATGTGGATTATATCTTTTGCCTGAACAATACGGATCAACACTGGAACAACATGACAGAGGTTATCGCTCCTCAGGGAAAAATCTGCCTCATCGTGGAAAATGAAGCGCCAATTGCGCTGGGCTTATTGAAGAGTAAGAGCGTTACGGTTGTTTGGGAGACGATGTTCACACGGTCAACTTTTAATACAGAGGATATCGAAGAACAGCATCGTTTGCTGAATCGGTTAGCAGAACTTGTTGATGAAGGGAAAATTCGCACCACTGTTACAGAGAAAATATCGCCGATTAATGCTGCGAACTTGAAACTTGCCCATGCTAAAATTGAATCTGGAAAAACAATCGGTAAAATTGTATTAGAACAAAATGATGCCCGGCTTGGGCATCATTGA
- a CDS encoding winged helix-turn-helix transcriptional regulator has product MLNPPRKKCPVETTLDVISGKWKGVIIYHLLSGTKRFNELRRIYPQVTHHTLTLQLRDLEREGIIERKSYNQVPPKVEYSLTEFGKTLEPIILLMKEWGDQYDERVSQSHQMEINVDEQLDS; this is encoded by the coding sequence ATGTTAAATCCTCCAAGAAAAAAATGTCCGGTTGAAACAACCTTGGATGTTATCAGTGGAAAATGGAAGGGGGTCATTATCTATCACCTGTTGAGCGGGACAAAGCGGTTCAATGAACTTCGAAGGATTTACCCCCAAGTCACTCATCATACCCTTACACTGCAATTGAGAGACCTTGAACGAGAAGGTATCATTGAACGAAAGTCTTATAATCAGGTACCCCCTAAGGTAGAGTACTCGTTAACAGAGTTTGGAAAAACACTGGAACCCATTATTTTATTAATGAAAGAGTGGGGAGATCAATACGATGAAAGAGTAAGCCAAAGTCATCAAATGGAGATTAATGTGGATGAGCAATTGGATTCATGA
- a CDS encoding N-acetylmuramoyl-L-alanine amidase family protein, with protein MKKLVMALACITFLFLFASVSVGQANADAAIRLYLDNKLLQPEVPPRLVGNTTMVPLRIVSEELGAKVSWSQADKQITVKKDELVLRLYINNTKAFVNGDSYLLETAPLLVKGNTLIPVRFVSENLGLEVIWDNSNRSVSLINTGEVAVSGSLPDKASSLVHAGSAPTPGLSSSAAASASPGSPKPTPSPNTGNFSSQPSETIKPGTSFSPSPSPANDGITGNLPVVNRIERSEDGLKIAAEGGSIKPGISNLSDPERLVIDVPGATLGQMMNGENMVQNGEIPVKDSYINKIRYNLFQGNPSGVRIIVDLKQKVQYNLLESQELGEWTLQLSPTDTDTKQYRVVLDAGHGGTDPGNTSVGGRFEKEFNLAIVLKLAKVLEEDSNISVFLTRQDDTAVKRADRSTFANNLKADIFISIHGNSYTKQSASGTETYYTRDDSKELADVLHRYIVPATGFIDRNVRKSNFQVTRETVMPAVLCEIGFMSNPQEERTMWDKQFQLRVSEAIASGIKEYLQVP; from the coding sequence ATGAAAAAGCTCGTTATGGCTCTTGCCTGTATAACGTTTCTGTTTTTGTTTGCAAGTGTGAGCGTTGGACAGGCAAATGCAGATGCTGCCATTCGCCTTTACTTAGACAACAAATTGCTTCAGCCGGAAGTTCCACCCCGGTTGGTGGGGAACACTACAATGGTTCCATTGCGGATCGTGTCGGAGGAGCTTGGCGCAAAGGTGTCTTGGAGCCAGGCTGACAAGCAGATAACCGTGAAAAAAGACGAACTGGTGCTTCGGCTTTACATTAATAATACCAAAGCCTTTGTTAACGGAGATTCTTATCTATTGGAGACGGCTCCTTTGCTGGTAAAGGGAAATACGTTGATTCCGGTTCGTTTTGTCAGTGAAAATCTGGGACTGGAGGTTATCTGGGATAATTCAAATCGCTCTGTCAGTCTCATCAATACAGGGGAAGTCGCCGTTTCGGGGAGCCTTCCTGATAAAGCGTCTTCGCTGGTTCATGCCGGATCAGCCCCGACGCCTGGCCTGTCAAGCTCTGCGGCTGCTTCCGCTAGTCCCGGTTCTCCCAAGCCGACTCCAAGCCCAAACACTGGAAATTTCTCCTCTCAGCCTTCGGAGACAATAAAGCCGGGAACCTCCTTTAGCCCTTCGCCATCGCCGGCAAATGACGGCATTACCGGGAATCTTCCGGTAGTCAACCGGATTGAACGGAGCGAAGACGGGCTGAAGATTGCGGCAGAGGGAGGCAGCATCAAACCTGGCATTAGTAACTTGTCCGATCCTGAGCGGCTTGTAATCGATGTTCCGGGAGCAACCCTGGGTCAAATGATGAATGGGGAGAACATGGTACAGAACGGAGAAATTCCTGTCAAGGATTCGTACATAAACAAGATCCGGTACAATCTCTTCCAGGGCAATCCTTCCGGCGTCAGGATCATAGTCGACCTGAAGCAAAAAGTACAGTACAATTTGCTGGAAAGCCAAGAATTGGGAGAATGGACATTACAATTAAGTCCAACGGATACAGATACGAAGCAGTATCGGGTTGTTCTTGATGCTGGTCACGGGGGAACAGACCCAGGTAATACGTCGGTGGGAGGACGCTTCGAGAAGGAATTTAATCTTGCTATAGTTTTGAAGCTGGCCAAAGTTCTGGAGGAAGACTCCAATATTTCTGTCTTTTTGACCAGACAAGACGACACTGCTGTGAAACGGGCAGATCGTTCAACTTTTGCCAATAATCTTAAAGCCGATATATTCATCTCTATTCACGGCAACAGTTATACGAAGCAGTCTGCTTCCGGAACGGAAACTTACTATACGCGAGATGACAGCAAGGAGCTGGCTGATGTGCTTCATCGGTATATTGTACCGGCTACCGGTTTCATTGACCGGAATGTACGCAAGTCGAACTTTCAGGTGACCAGGGAGACAGTTATGCCCGCGGTACTGTGTGAAATCGGTTTTATGTCCAACCCGCAGGAAGAGCGGACGATGTGGGATAAACAATTCCAATTGCGGGTGTCTGAAGCCATAGCATCCGGTATTAAAGAATATCTGCAGGTTCCATAA
- a CDS encoding GerMN domain-containing protein, translating into MRIIKTIVLCFAIGLTLSIAGCGDRKNGTGGSHDPVVSSPATADPAASPTEAAEKEEAIATYYGNADATGLVQKETVIRYSRETDKYLAALNALKTSPEDKVVSLCANTTFLSAELDSGKLTVDLHLPDEDRMGASGEELLLKALRNTLFQFKEVETFEVLVDGQKVESLMGHYDLPSPFTRSEN; encoded by the coding sequence ATGCGTATAATTAAAACCATTGTGCTGTGCTTCGCCATTGGTTTGACCTTAAGCATAGCGGGTTGTGGGGATAGAAAAAACGGTACTGGCGGTTCTCACGATCCGGTAGTTTCTTCTCCCGCTACGGCGGATCCTGCGGCTTCCCCCACTGAAGCTGCTGAGAAGGAAGAAGCGATTGCAACGTATTACGGGAACGCTGATGCGACTGGTCTCGTCCAAAAGGAAACGGTTATTCGTTATTCCAGGGAAACGGATAAATATCTGGCTGCTTTGAATGCTCTTAAAACAAGCCCGGAGGATAAGGTTGTTTCGTTATGCGCTAACACTACCTTCCTGTCTGCCGAACTGGACTCCGGCAAATTGACTGTTGATTTGCACTTGCCGGACGAGGATCGGATGGGGGCTTCCGGAGAAGAATTGTTGCTGAAAGCTTTGCGTAATACATTGTTCCAATTTAAAGAGGTGGAAACCTTTGAGGTACTGGTGGATGGACAAAAAGTTGAATCACTGATGGGGCATTATGATTTACCTTCTCCGTTTACACGCAGCGAGAATTAA
- a CDS encoding FAD-dependent oxidoreductase codes for MYDIAVIGAGPAGASAALFAAKAGKKTLLIDNDKGMTRRGWYENYYGISEIGGPDLVETGHKQAVKFGAELIAGQAVSISKSGDGFAIETDSGATYEAKHVILATGVLTDLAAKAGVETKDGTEPRIKTVVAVDASGKTNVEGIWAAGTVAGVSVHAVITAGDGAKVAINVISELNGARYVDHDVLKA; via the coding sequence ATGTACGATATCGCTGTAATCGGAGCCGGTCCTGCCGGCGCAAGCGCTGCGCTGTTCGCCGCCAAGGCTGGCAAGAAAACGCTGCTTATCGACAATGACAAAGGGATGACCCGCAGAGGCTGGTATGAGAATTATTACGGTATTTCCGAGATTGGCGGGCCCGACCTCGTGGAGACCGGGCACAAGCAGGCGGTGAAGTTCGGAGCGGAGCTGATCGCGGGACAGGCGGTCTCTATCAGCAAAAGTGGAGACGGCTTTGCTATTGAAACCGATAGCGGCGCGACCTATGAGGCCAAGCATGTCATTCTGGCTACCGGCGTGCTGACGGATCTTGCCGCCAAAGCGGGCGTCGAAACGAAGGACGGCACGGAGCCGAGAATCAAGACCGTTGTCGCCGTGGACGCTTCCGGCAAGACCAACGTTGAAGGCATCTGGGCCGCAGGCACCGTTGCCGGAGTTAGCGTGCATGCCGTCATTACGGCGGGCGACGGCGCGAAGGTAGCGATTAACGTCATCAGCGAGCTGAACGGCGCGAGATATGTGGATCATGATGTGCTGAAGGCTTAA
- a CDS encoding sensor histidine kinase: MISLPFFRRRLHPPRSLRGRLLAISLLILSGLLLLIGVLQYVLMRNFLYASRAEAMQAQIRSVPREFYSELAEDREANIAAPFPGAVAEGPQAGTDPGSSGTDPGGESPESPGAVSESGSAASGQASGPTGEGGPGVIWGEGRRPLLLDAHTMIALYRSDGTFTDLQAETADEASAPRMTDEEYNQLLAHPVYRVTRDYKLLTAEDGTEHLAVFMILGRPFHPTGVLQMTMDTASLRDVIMRQLLIYAALSAAALLGGSLLYLPALRRTLGPLSNMGRTAQVIDAGNLDVRFLASQGQTEIDQLSHSFNAMLERLETSFQSEREAKEQMRRFAADASHELRTPLTSIHGFLEVLLRGAADNKDQLYHALNSMHGESKRINKLVEDLLLLSRMDGAPQLHAKELRLDEVICELRPQLEMLAGDRELVFDISCGISGMYDPDKIKQVVLNLFQNAVQYTDPKTGKVTVSLQPIGSRAELTVRDNGIGIPAEHIPHVFDRFYRSDPSRARRYGGSGLGLSISKSIAEAHGGEIGVTSAPGKGTTFRVILPCLQALAKNQ, translated from the coding sequence ATGATTAGCTTGCCCTTCTTCCGGAGGCGGCTGCATCCTCCGCGCTCGCTCCGGGGGCGGCTGCTCGCCATCTCGCTGCTGATTCTGTCAGGGCTGCTTCTGCTCATCGGCGTGCTCCAATATGTGTTAATGCGGAACTTCCTCTATGCCAGCAGGGCGGAAGCCATGCAAGCGCAGATCAGGTCGGTGCCACGCGAGTTCTATTCCGAGCTTGCGGAAGACCGCGAAGCGAACATTGCTGCTCCGTTCCCGGGAGCCGTTGCGGAAGGCCCGCAAGCAGGAACAGATCCAGGAAGCAGCGGCACAGATCCCGGAGGCGAAAGTCCGGAGTCCCCCGGCGCCGTCTCAGAGAGCGGCAGCGCAGCATCAGGCCAGGCCAGCGGCCCCACCGGCGAAGGCGGTCCGGGCGTCATTTGGGGCGAAGGACGGCGCCCTCTGCTGCTGGATGCCCATACTATGATCGCCCTTTATCGTTCAGACGGCACCTTCACCGATCTGCAGGCGGAAACAGCGGACGAAGCGTCCGCTCCCCGGATGACCGATGAAGAATATAATCAGCTGCTTGCGCATCCCGTGTATAGAGTGACTCGCGATTACAAGCTCCTGACCGCAGAGGACGGAACCGAGCATCTGGCCGTGTTCATGATTCTCGGCCGCCCTTTTCATCCGACAGGCGTCCTGCAAATGACAATGGATACGGCTTCGCTGCGCGACGTTATTATGCGTCAGCTGTTGATTTATGCCGCTCTGTCCGCGGCGGCTCTGCTGGGCGGCTCTCTCTTGTATCTGCCCGCACTCCGCAGGACACTCGGGCCGCTGTCCAATATGGGCAGGACCGCCCAGGTGATCGACGCCGGAAATCTCGATGTCCGGTTCCTGGCCTCGCAGGGCCAGACCGAAATCGACCAGCTGTCCCATTCCTTCAATGCCATGCTGGAGCGGCTTGAGACATCATTTCAGAGCGAGCGGGAAGCCAAGGAGCAGATGCGCAGATTTGCGGCTGACGCTTCTCATGAGCTTCGGACGCCGCTGACCTCCATTCACGGATTTCTGGAGGTGCTGCTGCGGGGAGCCGCAGATAACAAGGACCAGCTGTATCATGCGCTAAACAGCATGCACGGCGAATCGAAGCGAATCAACAAGCTGGTGGAGGACCTGCTGCTGCTGTCCCGGATGGACGGCGCTCCGCAGCTTCATGCCAAAGAGCTTCGATTGGACGAAGTGATTTGCGAGTTGCGTCCACAGCTAGAGATGCTTGCCGGAGACCGCGAGCTCGTCTTCGATATCTCCTGCGGCATAAGCGGTATGTATGATCCTGACAAGATCAAGCAGGTGGTTTTGAATCTGTTCCAGAACGCAGTGCAGTATACCGACCCCAAGACAGGCAAAGTGACCGTCTCCCTGCAGCCTATCGGCTCCCGTGCGGAGCTGACCGTGCGGGATAACGGAATCGGTATCCCTGCGGAGCATATCCCCCATGTGTTCGACCGATTTTACCGCAGTGACCCTTCCCGTGCCCGCAGGTACGGCGGCTCGGGGCTCGGATTGTCCATATCGAAATCGATAGCTGAGGCGCATGGCGGAGAAATCGGCGTTACCAGCGCACCTGGTAAAGGAACGACCTTCCGGGTGATCCTGCCCTGCCTGCAGGCATTGGCAAAGAACCAGTAA
- a CDS encoding response regulator transcription factor, with amino-acid sequence MKAHQGVRLLLVDDEPHILQFLELGLINEGFDVRTAPDGLSALAVANEFKPHVAILDIMMPGMNGFDVCRHLRNEEAEVAVIMLTAKDEIDDRVKGLSIGADDYMVKPFSFDELLARIQARLRNQFPGLLGEVRCGPFVIDNRRKEIRFKETVLELSPTEYELLQHMVINHGLVLSKPMILDKVWGYDFGGEENIVEVYIRSLREKLGDKEHRIIRTLRGAGYRVDLI; translated from the coding sequence ATGAAAGCGCACCAAGGTGTCCGTCTGCTGCTGGTGGACGATGAGCCTCACATCCTCCAGTTTCTTGAGCTGGGCCTCATTAACGAAGGATTTGATGTAAGAACGGCGCCGGACGGATTATCCGCCCTGGCGGTTGCCAACGAATTTAAACCCCATGTAGCCATACTCGATATTATGATGCCCGGCATGAATGGCTTCGATGTATGCCGGCATCTCAGGAACGAGGAGGCGGAAGTCGCCGTGATTATGCTGACGGCCAAGGATGAGATCGATGATCGCGTCAAAGGCCTGTCTATCGGGGCCGACGATTATATGGTTAAGCCCTTCAGCTTCGACGAGCTGCTGGCGCGGATTCAGGCGCGTCTGCGCAACCAGTTCCCAGGGCTGCTCGGCGAAGTGCGCTGCGGCCCCTTCGTCATCGACAACCGGAGAAAGGAGATCCGCTTCAAGGAGACGGTCCTTGAGCTGTCTCCAACGGAATACGAGCTGCTGCAGCACATGGTCATCAATCACGGGCTTGTGCTGAGCAAGCCCATGATCCTTGATAAAGTCTGGGGATACGACTTCGGGGGAGAAGAGAATATCGTGGAAGTATACATCCGTTCTCTGCGGGAGAAGCTGGGCGATAAAGAGCACCGCATCATACGCACGCTGCGCGGCGCGGGCTACCGGGTGGATCTGATATGA